The Methanohalophilus portucalensis genome window below encodes:
- a CDS encoding Coenzyme F420 hydrogenase/dehydrogenase, beta subunit C-terminal domain has protein sequence MLEKKWFLKDAIVDTGMCTLCGACAAVCPYDLIRFDENGPYLKDECYRNGEGACKDVCQRVMTDASRIALNTFNFKAKPPSVLGQYEKIVSARATDEALAENGQDGGAVSSLIAYCMDKGLIDGAITTAGFAKPAANIIGKREDITTSQGAKYSTVPLLTTLRNEKDNFNKVAVVGTPCQTYGVRRMQYFNGLNVHPVEKGKDGEFANNPTIEYTIGLFCMENFNYHKLSDFLEKQGIKLNDIKKYSIQLDEMIITTDEKNIEISLKDLQDCVWDGCKICRDAVSKVADISAGSSGSSKGWTTLIARNAKGLKLLNDANEAGYIKILNEVDIEMTKELAQFKMRKFRHELDKRLNSGEKVSYYWVRDYPGVRPEVNGTNFVKIKTDSGITTHKYLGKVAELAEKYGDGTLEMTARKSIEIQGVPGRNIDDLMAEVYDAGLKTIGMGYATACPGMDYCPEGLVSTKELANKLTMHFAQKLTPHKMKVGVAGCPNSCVRVRDHDIGIMGQLRPVIDETKCTGCGRCTELCKFNAISIEGGKAVINRDLCGNCGWCVRGCPHEAALEEKRGYSLWIGGNGARRPTEGVLIKSFCDEEEIIETINDIARVFIKYRTSPGKERLGNIMDKIGQGTFIKEILEN, from the coding sequence ATGCTAGAAAAAAAATGGTTCCTGAAAGATGCTATAGTAGATACAGGCATGTGCACCCTTTGTGGTGCATGTGCTGCTGTTTGCCCCTATGATCTTATACGTTTTGATGAAAACGGACCATATCTTAAAGATGAATGCTACAGGAATGGAGAGGGAGCATGCAAAGATGTATGTCAGCGGGTAATGACCGATGCTTCCCGGATAGCACTTAATACTTTCAATTTCAAGGCAAAACCTCCCAGTGTATTGGGACAATACGAAAAAATAGTTTCCGCAAGAGCAACAGATGAGGCTCTCGCAGAGAATGGACAGGATGGAGGCGCTGTCTCATCCCTTATTGCATATTGTATGGATAAGGGACTTATAGACGGAGCCATAACAACAGCTGGTTTTGCCAAACCTGCAGCAAACATAATTGGAAAAAGGGAAGATATAACAACATCTCAGGGAGCAAAATATTCAACCGTCCCATTATTAACTACCCTCAGAAATGAAAAAGATAATTTCAACAAAGTAGCAGTCGTAGGAACTCCATGTCAAACCTATGGTGTCCGTAGAATGCAATATTTCAACGGCCTTAACGTGCATCCTGTAGAAAAAGGAAAGGATGGAGAATTTGCCAATAATCCTACTATTGAATACACTATTGGCCTCTTTTGCATGGAAAATTTCAATTATCACAAACTATCCGATTTTCTGGAAAAACAGGGAATCAAACTTAACGATATTAAAAAATATTCCATTCAACTTGATGAAATGATTATAACCACGGATGAGAAAAATATTGAGATATCCCTGAAGGACCTCCAAGATTGTGTTTGGGATGGCTGTAAGATTTGCAGGGACGCAGTATCAAAGGTTGCTGATATTTCTGCAGGAAGCTCCGGGTCTTCAAAGGGGTGGACTACATTGATAGCCCGCAATGCCAAAGGATTAAAATTGCTTAATGATGCAAATGAAGCGGGTTATATTAAGATTTTAAATGAAGTAGATATTGAAATGACAAAAGAACTGGCACAATTCAAAATGAGAAAGTTCCGTCATGAACTTGACAAACGTCTCAATTCAGGAGAAAAAGTTAGCTACTACTGGGTTCGTGATTATCCGGGTGTAAGACCTGAAGTAAATGGAACCAATTTTGTCAAAATAAAAACCGATTCAGGGATTACCACACATAAATATCTGGGAAAAGTTGCCGAACTTGCCGAAAAATATGGTGACGGTACACTGGAAATGACTGCAAGGAAAAGTATAGAGATCCAGGGTGTGCCTGGTAGAAACATTGATGATCTTATGGCAGAGGTATACGACGCGGGATTAAAGACAATCGGAATGGGGTATGCTACAGCGTGCCCTGGAATGGATTATTGCCCCGAAGGTCTGGTGAGTACAAAAGAACTTGCCAACAAACTTACAATGCATTTTGCCCAGAAATTGACGCCACATAAAATGAAAGTAGGTGTCGCCGGTTGTCCAAATAGTTGTGTCCGCGTAAGAGACCATGACATAGGCATTATGGGCCAGCTCAGGCCCGTTATCGATGAAACAAAGTGCACTGGATGTGGAAGATGTACCGAACTATGCAAATTTAATGCTATATCCATAGAGGGAGGAAAAGCAGTTATAAACCGGGATCTTTGTGGAAATTGTGGATGGTGTGTCAGAGGATGTCCCCATGAAGCTGCTCTGGAAGAGAAACGAGGTTACTCTTTATGGATAGGAGGTAATGGTGCACGCCGCCCTACAGAGGGGGTATTGATCAAATCATTCTGTGACGAGGAAGAAATCATAGAGACAATCAATGATATAGCTAGAGTATTCATAAAATACCGCACAAGCCCCGGTAAAGAAAGGTTAGGCAATATTATGGACAAAATCGGCCAGGGAACTTTTATCAAAGAAATCCTGGAAAACTGA
- a CDS encoding NifB/NifX family molybdenum-iron cluster-binding protein, which translates to MKVCIPATDNSGIDSPVGQHFGKVPYYTIYDSETGKVNVLENTSEHMGGVGLPPELLANKDVETMLCGGLGWKAVQMFDQFDIKVFVGAQGKVSDAIEDWKSDRLEQAGANNSCSGHDHEH; encoded by the coding sequence ATGAAAGTATGCATACCGGCAACCGATAACAGTGGAATAGATTCACCCGTAGGCCAGCACTTTGGTAAAGTCCCTTATTACACAATATACGACAGTGAGACCGGCAAAGTAAATGTTCTGGAGAATACCAGTGAGCACATGGGGGGTGTTGGATTGCCTCCCGAATTACTCGCAAATAAAGACGTTGAAACCATGCTCTGTGGAGGCCTGGGGTGGAAAGCCGTCCAGATGTTCGACCAGTTCGACATCAAAGTTTTCGTGGGTGCACAGGGAAAAGTCAGTGATGCCATCGAAGACTGGAAAAGTGATAGGCTCGAGCAAGCTGGTGCAAACAACTCCTGCAGTGGACATGATCACGAACACTGA
- a CDS encoding NifB/NifX family molybdenum-iron cluster-binding protein: MKICVTSKSNKTDSDIEPRFGRAPYFIIADTENGEFEAIENPAAGATGGAGIQAAQEVAKMQADVLITGNVGPNAYEVLSTAGIEVVTTTGVSVKEAIEQYNKGTLEKVSGPTAKAHAGMGRGQGRGGRK; the protein is encoded by the coding sequence ATGAAAATCTGCGTAACATCAAAAAGCAATAAAACTGATTCAGATATTGAGCCCCGTTTTGGCAGAGCTCCTTATTTCATAATTGCCGACACCGAGAACGGAGAATTTGAAGCAATCGAGAACCCTGCAGCAGGTGCCACCGGGGGTGCCGGAATACAGGCTGCCCAAGAAGTCGCAAAAATGCAGGCAGATGTTTTGATCACCGGTAATGTGGGACCTAATGCCTATGAAGTCCTTTCCACAGCAGGGATAGAAGTCGTTACCACTACCGGCGTATCGGTAAAAGAAGCAATTGAACAGTATAATAAAGGAACTCTGGAAAAAGTATCCGGTCCAACTGCCAAGGCACATGCTGGCATGGGTCGCGGACAAGGCAGAGGAGGGAGAAAATGA